From Monomorium pharaonis isolate MP-MQ-018 chromosome 9, ASM1337386v2, whole genome shotgun sequence, the proteins below share one genomic window:
- the LOC105839216 gene encoding scavenger receptor class B member 1, with protein MRVHRGICAKLQSGFLRRWWAAVACGVLLIILAAVLAVLFPNLINLVLDSELTLRDGGRTYKFWQKPPVVPRMQVYIYNVTNADEFLNNGEKPALQELGPYVYEQNWEKVDVKFNDNGTVTYKVKKTFQFNSELSSGSEDDLVVVPNVPMLSATSQSKHAARFLRLAMASIMDILKIKPFVEVSVGQLLWGYEDPLLKLAKDVVPKEQKLPYDQFGLLYGKNSTGSDLYTIFTGASDITKFGLLDRWNGKNALGHWTTPECDSVMGTDGSIFPPHISKHTVLKVFDKDLCRTLPLVYQRDVIAAGGIPGYRFSPPLDVFTSVENMPSQKCYCPAGPPCAPEGTFNVSLCQYDSPVLLTFPHFYLADPALREAVTGISPPEAEKHQLYIDVQPIMGTAMKARARVQINLAVSQVRDIKQVASFPDIVFPIMWFEDCVDELPAEMRSLLKLAVELPPVAHAAVSGALAVIGAIVLLGALMCLARAAKRQEKLHLSNPLPANATSTKNGQLNPAFSK; from the exons GGGCGGCCGTCGCGTGCGGTGTCCTGCTGATAATCCTGGCCGCCGTCCTGGCGGTCCTGTTCCCGAATCTCATTAACCTGGTCCTGGACAGTGAGCTCACGTTACGAGATGGCGGCCGCACGTACAAGTTCTGGCAGAAGCCGCCGGTGGTGCCGCGTATGCAAGTTTACATCTACAACGTGACGAACGCCGACGAGTTCCTGAACAACGGCGAGAAACCGGCGCTGCAAGAGCTGGGCCCGTACGTTTACGAGCAGAACTGGGAGAAGGTGGATGTCAAATTCAACGATAATGGGACCGTCACCTACAAAGTCAAGAAGACATTCCAGTTCAACTCG GAGCTGTCATCCGGTTCCGAGGACGATCTGGTGGTCGTGCCAAACGTTCCTATGCTCTCGGCTACCAGCCAATCGAAGCACGCCGCCCGTTTCCTGCGACTGGCGATGGCGTCCATCATGGACATCCTGAAGATCAAGCCGTTCGTCGAGGTGTCGGTCGGCCAGCTGCTCTGGGGTTACGAGGACCCTCTGCTCAAGTTGGCCAAGGACGTCGTGCCCAAGGAGCAAAAGCTGCCGTACGATCAGTTTGGCCTGCTCTACGGCAAGAATTCGACCGGGTCGGATCTGTACACGATATTCACGGGCGCCTCCGACATCACCAAATTCGGGTTGCTGGACAGGTGGAACGGCAAGAACGCCCTGGGCCACTGGACCACGCCGGAATGCGACTCCGTCATGGGGACCGACGGCAGCATATTCCCACCTCACATCTCGAAGCACACCGTGCTCAAGGTCTTCGACAAGGACCTCTGCCGGACGTTGCCGCTGGTCTATCAG CGCGACGTGATAGCCGCCGGCGGGATCCCTGGCTACAGATTCTCGCCGCCCCTGGACGTCTTCACCTCGGTGGAGAATATGCCGTCGCAGAAGTGCTATTGCCCGGCTGGACCGCCGTGCGCCCCGGAAGGCACCTTCAACGTCTCCCTGTGCCAGTACGATTCGCCGGTCCTCCTCACTTTCCCGCACTTCTACCTTG CCGATCCGGCCTTACGGGAGGCTGTGACGGGCATATCGCCGCCGGAAGCTGAAAAGCATCAGCTCTACATCGACGTGCAACCGATAATGGGGACGGCTATGAAGGCGCGAGCGAGGGTGCAAATAAATCTCGCGGTCAGCCAGGTGCGTGACATCAAGCAAGTCGCTTCGTTCCCGGATATCGTCTTTCCCATTATGTGGTTCGAGGAC TGCGTGGACGAGCTACCCGCGGAGATGCGTTCCCTGCTGAAGCTGGCGGTGGAGCTGCCGCCGGTGGCACACGCCGCGGTGTCCGGCGCCCTGGCGGTGATCGGCGCGATCGTCCTGCTCGGCGCCCTCATGTGCCTGGCGCGCGCCGCCAAGCGCCAGGAGAAGCTGCACCTGAGCAACCCGCTGCCGGCAAACGCGACGAGCACCAAGAACGGCCAGCTGAACCCGGCCTTCAGCAAGTAG